A single Chryseobacterium sp. DNA region contains:
- the gmk gene encoding guanylate kinase — translation MDKVIIFSAPSGSGKTTLVKHSLDTFPELEFSISCTTRQPRGSEVHAVDYHFLTPDEFRQKISEDAFVEYEEVYTDKYYGTLKSEVEKIWNQGKVVIFDVDVKGGISLKKYFREKALSIFIEPPSIEELERRLISRNTDDAETIKTRVAKAEEEMTYASEFDKIVINTDLDVAKKEIESLIKSFISN, via the coding sequence ATGGATAAAGTAATTATATTTTCAGCACCATCAGGGAGCGGAAAAACTACATTAGTAAAGCATTCACTGGACACATTCCCTGAGCTGGAATTTTCAATTTCCTGTACCACGAGACAACCGAGAGGCAGTGAAGTACACGCCGTGGATTATCATTTTTTAACCCCGGATGAATTCAGACAGAAAATTTCTGAAGATGCTTTTGTAGAATATGAGGAAGTATATACTGATAAATATTACGGTACTTTAAAATCTGAGGTAGAAAAAATCTGGAATCAGGGAAAAGTTGTTATTTTTGATGTAGATGTAAAAGGAGGCATTTCTTTAAAAAAATATTTTAGAGAAAAAGCGTTGTCTATTTTTATAGAACCGCCTTCCATTGAAGAACTGGAACGAAGATTGATCTCCAGAAATACAGATGATGCAGAAACCATAAAAACCCGTGTAGCAAAGGCAGAAGAAGAAATGACCTACGCCAGCGAGTTTGACAAGATCGTCATCAATACAGATCTTGATGTAGCTAAAAAAGAAATAGAAAGTTTAATAAAAAGTTTTATCAGCAACTAA
- the nadA gene encoding quinolinate synthase NadA, whose product MSTETLEKAKSAIPVKGFLDIKDIAIPQGEELVKAILKLKEEKNAVILAHYYQPGEIQDIADFLGDSLQLARQAKETNADMIVFCGVHFMAEAAKILNPTKKVVLPDTMAGCSLADGCSGEGLRKMREQHPNALIATYINCNAETKAESDIIVTSSNAEMVIEALPKDRPIIFAPDKNLGRYLSKKTGRDMILWDGSCVVHEAFSMERIAKQLAENPDAKLIAHPESEEAVLKLAHFIGSTSALLNYVEKDDCQKFIIATEEGILHEMRKRAPHKELIPALVFDESCNCSECFYMKRNTMEKLYLCMKYELPEILIDEELRLRALKPIEAMLDLSKSIK is encoded by the coding sequence ATGAGTACCGAAACATTAGAAAAAGCTAAATCTGCAATTCCTGTAAAAGGATTTCTGGACATAAAAGATATAGCCATTCCTCAGGGAGAAGAATTGGTAAAAGCCATTCTTAAGCTTAAAGAAGAAAAAAATGCTGTAATCCTTGCGCATTATTACCAGCCGGGAGAAATTCAGGATATTGCTGATTTCCTTGGAGACTCTCTGCAGCTGGCAAGACAGGCTAAAGAAACAAATGCCGACATGATCGTATTCTGCGGAGTACATTTCATGGCGGAAGCTGCGAAAATTTTAAATCCAACTAAAAAAGTAGTTCTTCCTGATACGATGGCAGGATGCTCTCTGGCAGACGGCTGCTCCGGAGAAGGACTGAGAAAAATGCGTGAACAGCACCCAAATGCTTTAATTGCCACTTATATCAACTGTAATGCTGAAACAAAAGCAGAAAGTGATATCATTGTAACCAGCTCCAATGCCGAAATGGTCATTGAAGCTCTTCCGAAAGACAGACCTATTATTTTCGCACCGGATAAAAACCTGGGAAGATATTTGTCTAAAAAAACCGGCCGTGACATGATCCTTTGGGACGGAAGCTGTGTGGTACACGAAGCCTTCTCAATGGAAAGGATTGCAAAGCAGCTGGCAGAAAATCCAGATGCCAAACTAATTGCACACCCTGAAAGTGAAGAAGCTGTTTTGAAACTGGCTCACTTCATCGGTTCTACTTCTGCCCTGTTGAATTATGTAGAGAAAGATGACTGTCAGAAGTTCATCATTGCCACAGAAGAAGGAATTCTTCACGAAATGAGAAAGCGTGCCCCTCACAAGGAACTGATCCCGGCATTGGTTTTTGATGAAAGCTGCAACTGTTCAGAATGTTTCTACATGAAACGGAATACAATGGAAAAATTGTATCTGTGTATGAAATATGAGCTTCCGGAAATTCTTATTGATGAAGAATTAAGATTGAGAGCATTAAAGCCGATCGAGGCAATGCTTGATCTTTCAAAAAGTATAAAATAA
- the thrA gene encoding bifunctional aspartate kinase/homoserine dehydrogenase I, with translation MKVLKFGGTSVANSQNILRVENIIKKESLQHRIVVVVSALHSVTDHLIKAAEYASRKDESYLDLIKKLEEKHLHLVKELIPVLEQSSWLSFVKKHFNDIEDLYNGIFVLGEFTDRIKDKIASYGEFLSSHIIAARLQHEGLDCLWMNSGGLIRTDSHFTNAKVNFDITDNNLKDYLHKNKNQIIICPGFIAHDEKNNTTTLGRGGSDYTASLIAAAIGADELQIWTDVSGMMTADPRLAAHAKPISEISYHEAMELSHFGAKVLYPPSIQPVMAKNIDLTIKNTFDPDVPGTLVSHNIKASENDEKKIAVGISNMSNIALLTLEGSGMVGIPGISAKLFQCLSHEKINIILITQGSSEHSITMAINEKDTLHAEHAINSSFADDIDLKRVAPVKIETGLSIIALIGENMKSRSGVSAKMFGCLGNNGINIRAIAQGSSERNISIVISEKDTKKTVNILHEEFFESEIKQIHLYICGTGNVGSRLIQQIYDQNKYLKENFLINLRIAGVSNSRYMIFSDQGISREEYINSNLQGEKASPQKFADEIISRNLRNSVFVDVTASPEVPETYESLLKRSISIVACNKIAASSDFEIYKTLKNTARNHSCNFYFETNVGAGLPVIGTISDLIKSGDRITSIQAVLSGTLNFVFNNYDGSRSFSEIVAQAQKEGYTEPDPRLDLSGTDVARKILILAREAGYPIQFENIKNTGFLPEACMQGSVEDFYDKLTEYEDHFKNLLDEAQKDGKILKYTAEFKDGKARVGLQHVAPDSDLFHLYGKDNIVIFKTLRYSEQPLVVKGAGAGAEVTASGVFADIMRSI, from the coding sequence ATGAAAGTTTTAAAATTTGGCGGAACATCCGTCGCCAACTCTCAGAATATCTTACGGGTAGAGAATATTATAAAAAAAGAATCTTTACAACACCGTATCGTTGTGGTAGTATCTGCTCTCCACAGCGTGACAGACCATCTGATCAAAGCAGCAGAATACGCTTCCCGCAAAGATGAAAGCTATCTGGATCTTATCAAAAAACTTGAAGAAAAACACTTACATCTTGTCAAGGAACTCATCCCGGTTCTCGAACAAAGCTCATGGCTGAGTTTTGTTAAAAAACATTTTAATGATATAGAAGATCTTTACAATGGTATTTTTGTTTTGGGCGAATTTACAGACAGGATCAAAGATAAAATCGCCTCCTACGGAGAATTCCTGTCTTCACATATTATTGCTGCAAGGCTTCAGCACGAAGGATTAGACTGCCTTTGGATGAATTCCGGCGGCCTCATCAGAACAGACAGCCATTTTACCAACGCTAAAGTAAATTTTGACATTACTGACAATAACCTGAAAGATTATCTTCATAAAAATAAAAACCAGATCATAATCTGTCCCGGCTTCATTGCACACGACGAAAAAAACAATACAACAACACTGGGACGGGGAGGTTCAGATTATACAGCTTCCCTTATTGCCGCAGCAATAGGTGCTGATGAACTCCAAATATGGACTGATGTAAGTGGAATGATGACGGCAGATCCACGCCTGGCTGCCCACGCAAAACCTATTTCAGAAATTTCTTATCATGAAGCCATGGAGCTCTCCCACTTTGGTGCTAAGGTATTGTATCCCCCATCCATCCAGCCGGTAATGGCCAAAAACATTGATCTTACCATCAAAAATACTTTTGATCCTGATGTACCGGGAACATTGGTCTCTCACAATATCAAAGCGTCAGAGAACGATGAAAAAAAGATTGCAGTGGGAATTTCAAACATGAGCAATATCGCTCTTCTTACTTTAGAAGGAAGCGGAATGGTAGGCATTCCCGGAATTTCAGCAAAGTTATTCCAGTGTCTCAGCCATGAAAAAATAAATATTATTCTTATTACCCAGGGGTCTTCGGAACATTCTATTACCATGGCAATTAATGAAAAAGATACGCTTCATGCTGAACATGCGATCAATTCGTCATTTGCAGATGATATTGATCTGAAAAGGGTTGCCCCGGTAAAAATAGAAACCGGGCTTTCCATCATTGCTCTGATCGGGGAAAATATGAAAAGCAGAAGCGGGGTAAGTGCTAAAATGTTCGGATGTCTTGGAAATAACGGGATCAATATACGCGCTATCGCACAAGGATCTTCAGAAAGGAATATCAGCATTGTTATTTCAGAAAAGGACACTAAAAAAACGGTCAATATCCTTCATGAGGAATTCTTTGAATCTGAAATAAAACAGATCCACCTCTATATCTGCGGCACCGGAAATGTAGGTTCCAGGCTGATACAGCAGATTTATGATCAGAATAAATACTTAAAGGAAAACTTCCTGATCAATTTAAGAATTGCAGGAGTATCCAATAGCCGTTATATGATATTTTCGGACCAGGGAATCAGCAGGGAAGAGTATATAAACTCAAATTTACAAGGCGAAAAAGCTTCTCCTCAAAAATTTGCAGATGAGATCATATCCCGTAATTTACGAAACTCCGTTTTTGTAGATGTTACAGCCAGTCCGGAAGTCCCTGAAACCTATGAAAGTCTGTTAAAAAGAAGTATCAGTATTGTAGCCTGCAATAAAATAGCAGCCTCATCGGATTTTGAAATCTACAAAACCTTAAAAAATACCGCAAGGAATCACAGCTGTAATTTCTACTTCGAAACCAATGTGGGGGCTGGGCTTCCGGTTATAGGAACCATCAGTGACCTGATCAAAAGCGGAGATCGGATAACTTCCATTCAGGCCGTCCTCAGTGGAACCCTGAATTTTGTTTTCAATAATTATGATGGAAGCAGATCCTTCTCAGAGATTGTTGCCCAGGCCCAAAAAGAAGGCTATACCGAACCGGATCCGCGATTGGACCTCTCAGGAACTGATGTTGCCCGTAAAATTTTGATCCTGGCCCGTGAAGCCGGATACCCGATTCAGTTTGAAAATATTAAAAATACAGGTTTCTTACCCGAAGCTTGTATGCAGGGAAGTGTAGAGGATTTCTATGACAAGCTTACTGAATATGAAGATCATTTTAAAAACCTGTTGGATGAAGCCCAAAAAGACGGTAAAATTTTAAAATATACCGCTGAATTTAAAGATGGTAAAGCCAGGGTAGGTTTACAGCATGTTGCCCCGGACAGTGACCTGTTCCATCTGTATGGAAAAGATAATATTGTCATTTTTAAAACTTTAAGATATTCTGAACAACCCTTGGTGGTAAAAGGGGCCGGCGCTGGGGCCGAAGTAACGGCAAGCGGTGTTTTTGCAGATATCATGCGTTCAATTTAA
- a CDS encoding homoserine kinase, translating to MKKIKLRIPATVANLVCGFDILGMAVHEPYDEMEFRLSDSPEIIIKHEDHFGLPEEPSQNVAGIVLLKIREHFKLSHGFEVIIRKHIKPGSGLGSSAASAAGAAFGANALLGNILSKNEMIHFAMFGEELASGVRHADNIAPCIYGGITLVKSPNPIDIIPLNTPDLYVTAVHPQVEVKTSDSRQILKKSISLKSAVEQWGNIAGLIAGIQKNDSALIGRSLNDGIIEPVRSILIPKFDEIKMKSIEAGALGGGISGSGPSIFMLAETKETAEKIAELMKSTYRETEIESFVYVSKINPAGIRIVE from the coding sequence ATGAAAAAAATAAAATTAAGAATACCGGCAACCGTGGCCAACCTGGTCTGTGGATTTGACATTTTAGGAATGGCGGTACATGAACCTTATGATGAAATGGAATTCAGATTATCGGATTCTCCTGAAATTATTATCAAACATGAAGATCATTTCGGACTTCCGGAAGAGCCATCCCAAAATGTGGCAGGTATTGTACTGCTGAAGATCCGGGAGCACTTTAAATTAAGCCATGGTTTTGAAGTGATTATCCGTAAGCATATCAAACCGGGCAGCGGGCTCGGCTCCAGTGCGGCAAGTGCCGCCGGAGCCGCCTTTGGGGCCAATGCCTTATTAGGGAATATTCTGTCAAAAAATGAAATGATTCATTTTGCGATGTTTGGAGAAGAACTTGCTTCCGGTGTACGTCATGCAGACAATATTGCGCCCTGTATCTATGGCGGTATTACTTTGGTAAAATCACCGAACCCCATTGATATCATTCCGCTGAATACTCCTGATTTATACGTCACAGCCGTACATCCGCAGGTCGAAGTGAAAACCTCAGATTCCAGGCAGATCTTAAAGAAAAGCATCAGTCTTAAAAGTGCTGTTGAACAATGGGGAAATATTGCCGGATTGATCGCCGGAATTCAAAAAAATGATTCTGCACTGATCGGCAGAAGCCTCAACGATGGTATTATAGAACCTGTGAGAAGCATTCTAATCCCAAAATTCGATGAGATCAAAATGAAAAGTATAGAAGCCGGCGCATTGGGAGGAGGGATCTCAGGATCCGGCCCCTCTATTTTTATGCTGGCGGAAACGAAAGAAACAGCAGAGAAAATTGCAGAGCTGATGAAATCCACTTATCGTGAAACAGAGATCGAAAGTTTTGTGTATGTATCCAAAATAAATCCGGCAGGCATCCGAATAGTGGAATAA
- the thrC gene encoding threonine synthase, with the protein MKYYNVKNSLEKVDFRTATIKGQGKEKGLFFPESIPQFEQEFIQHLNHYTDEEIAFRCMKDFAGEEIPSEILWEIVSETVSFEIPLKKINGNISILELFHGPTLAFKDIGARFMSRCLSYFLKDQDRKVTVLVATSGDTGGAVAHGFYKLPEINVVILYPKNRVSPVQEKQLTALDENIYALEVDGSFDDCQHLVKMAFSDKEINTRQFLTSANSINVARWLPQQIYYLLALKQWQQYEKEAPVICVPSGNFGNICAGLLAHFRGLPAEHFIAACNENDPVPEYLRTQNYIPQKAVSTLSNAMDVGDPSNFVRIAELFGNQFDALKNKISGYSIDDSKTLETIAEVYKEYDYILDPHSAVAFASLEQYLTENPDKKGFILGTAHPVKFPDAVEKAIHRKIKIPETLNSLMKREKKTVEISSDFEELKRFLLHKI; encoded by the coding sequence ATGAAATATTATAATGTAAAAAACAGTCTGGAAAAAGTTGATTTCAGGACGGCAACCATAAAAGGACAGGGAAAAGAGAAAGGATTGTTTTTTCCCGAAAGTATTCCTCAGTTTGAACAGGAGTTTATTCAACATCTTAATCACTATACGGATGAAGAAATTGCGTTCAGATGTATGAAAGATTTCGCAGGAGAAGAAATTCCATCCGAAATATTGTGGGAGATTGTTTCAGAAACCGTCAGTTTTGAAATTCCTTTGAAAAAAATTAATGGTAATATATCTATTCTCGAGCTATTTCATGGGCCTACTCTGGCATTTAAAGATATTGGAGCCAGATTCATGAGCCGCTGCCTTTCTTATTTCCTGAAAGATCAAGATAGGAAAGTCACCGTTCTTGTTGCCACTTCCGGTGATACAGGAGGTGCTGTTGCGCATGGATTTTATAAGCTTCCGGAAATTAATGTGGTTATTCTTTATCCCAAGAACAGGGTAAGCCCGGTTCAGGAGAAACAGCTCACGGCATTAGATGAAAATATCTATGCATTGGAGGTGGATGGAAGTTTTGATGACTGCCAACACCTTGTTAAAATGGCATTTTCTGATAAAGAAATCAATACCCGTCAATTTTTAACCTCAGCCAATTCTATTAATGTGGCAAGATGGCTCCCTCAGCAGATCTATTATCTTTTAGCCTTAAAACAGTGGCAGCAATATGAAAAAGAAGCCCCTGTCATCTGTGTTCCCAGCGGTAATTTCGGAAATATCTGCGCCGGCTTGTTGGCTCATTTCCGGGGACTTCCAGCAGAACACTTTATTGCGGCATGCAATGAAAATGATCCCGTTCCTGAGTATCTAAGAACTCAAAACTATATACCGCAAAAAGCAGTTTCTACTCTTTCCAATGCTATGGATGTAGGAGATCCCAGTAATTTTGTGAGAATTGCAGAACTTTTCGGAAACCAGTTTGATGCATTAAAAAATAAAATCTCCGGATATTCAATAGATGACTCAAAAACGTTAGAGACTATTGCTGAAGTGTATAAAGAATATGACTACATCCTGGATCCTCACAGTGCTGTAGCATTTGCTTCACTGGAACAGTATCTCACAGAGAATCCGGATAAAAAAGGATTTATCCTGGGAACAGCACATCCCGTTAAATTTCCTGATGCTGTGGAAAAAGCAATTCATAGAAAAATTAAAATTCCTGAAACCCTGAACAGCCTGATGAAAAGGGAGAAAAAAACTGTAGAAATAAGTTCTGATTTTGAAGAATTAAAACGATTTTTGCTTCATAAAATTTGA